From one Anabas testudineus chromosome 18, fAnaTes1.2, whole genome shotgun sequence genomic stretch:
- the wdr55 gene encoding WD repeat-containing protein 55 has product MAASSEHVESASTVTEPPELDKTEAPETTRDPETSDSEPTVQNSDSDPDEDEDEDGGEPPGPKIRDTPGDIQLEANANTVALHPSRDILVCGDVDGDVYAFSYSCTEGENRELWSSGHHMKSCRQVRFSADGQKLYSVSRDKCIHMLDVERGQLVTRIRKAHESPINSLLLVDENILATGDDVGTLKVWDMRKGTAIMDMKHHEDYISDITVDQAKRILLTTSGDGTMGVFNIKRRRFELLSEYQSGDLTSVALMKRGKKVVCGSSEGTIYIFNWNGFGATSDRFAIKAESVDCIVPITDNIMCTASMDGYIRAINLLPNRVIGCIGQHPGEPIEELAKSWDSRFLVSCGHDQLVKFWDISSLPNMTVNEYRKRKKKDKRMKSLTKKAFGENDFFSGLLDETEKKEEKEEEEEEEEDDSDSGSD; this is encoded by the exons ATGGCAGCGTCCTCGGAACACGTTGAAAGCGCCTCTACAGTGACAGAACCTCCAGAACTGGACAAAACAGAAGCTCCAGAAACCACCAGAGACCCAGAAACATCAGACTCCGAGCCGACTGTCCAGAATTCAGACTCGGATCCTGATGAGGACGAAGACGAGGACGGAGGCGAACCGCCCGGACCGAAGATACGGGACACTCCGGGAGACATCCAGCTGGAGGCCAACGCCAATACGGTGGCTCTCCACCCGAGTCGGGACATATTAGTGTGCGGGGACGTGGACGGCGACGTGTACGCCTTCTCCTACTCGTGCACAGAGGGGGAGAACCGGGAGCTGTGGTCGTCCGGACACCACATGAAGTCCTGCCGCCAGGTGCGCTTCTCCGCGGACGGACAGAAGCTGTACAGCGTGTCCCGGGATAAGTGCATCCACATGCTGGACGTGGAGCGTGGACAGCTGGTCACCAGGATCCGAAAGGCGCATGAGAGTCCCATCAACAGCCTGCTGCTGGTGGACGAAAACATCCTGGCGACAGGAGACGACGTGGGCACCTTGAAG GTGTGGGATATGAGGAAGGGGACGGCCATCATGGATATGAAACACCATGAGGATTACATCAGTGATATCACTGTGGACCAGGCCAAGAGGATCCTTCTTACCACCAG TGGTGATGGTACCATGGGCGTCTTCAACATCAAGAGGAGGCGGTTTGAGCTGCTGTCGGAGTACCAGAGTGGCGATCTGACCTCGGTGGCTCTGATGAAGCGGGGCAAAAAGGTGGTGTGTGGCTCCAGCGAGGGCACCATCTACATCTTCAACTGGAACGGCTTTGGTGCCACCAGTGACCGTTTCGCCATCAAAGCAGAGTCGGTGGACTGTATCGTACCCATCACAGACAACATCATGTGCACCGCCTCCATGGATGGATACATTCG GGCCATCAACCTTCTTCCTAACCGGGTTATCGGCTGCATCGGGCAACACCCTGGCGAACCCATCGAAGAGCTGGCCAAGTCCTGGGACTCCCGCTTCCTGGTCAGCTGTGGCCACGACCAGCTTGTCAAGTTCTGGGACATTTCCAGTTTACCCAACATGACCGTCAACGAATACCgcaagaggaagaagaaagacaaacgAATGAAGTCTCTCACCAAGAAAGCTTTTGgtgaaaatgactttttctCAGGACTTTTAGACGAAAcggagaaaaaggaggaaaaagaagaagaggaggaggaggaagaggacgacAGCGACAGTGGCAGCGATTAG